A section of the Castanea sativa cultivar Marrone di Chiusa Pesio chromosome 12, ASM4071231v1 genome encodes:
- the LOC142620682 gene encoding aspartic proteinase CDR1-like, producing the protein MAVLFNLFLISCFTLLCFTTNTTSLATTSPTITKPNRLVTKLIHHNSVYSPYYNPKDTIADRARHAIDSSNARSDYIWKKIQGVSLDTDDVRAGVIAETKHEGFMANISIGSPPVPQLLVVDTGSGLLWTQCQPCTHCFTQALPIFNPPESSTYSTLPCTSPSCYRAPGSNCQASHCAFKQGYIDGTSVSGSLGTEKFTFDTSDEVITSIPNLVLGCANSVGGFGGQSSGILGLATDKISLVNQVGSKFSYCFGPIRDPQYSHNQLIFGDGILAPLLSTPIEILAGLYFLTLESISVGEKKLDILPEVFIMTPAGKGGVMIDSGTTLTYLPRGAFDPLNAEVQRLMVGLVELVSRPSYAAPCFNGVINRDLVGFPVVTFNFANGVDLALDVESLFIETSPNQFCMAVLPSIANDRTIIGVMAQQNYNIAYDIAGNSVSMEQIDCELLES; encoded by the exons ATGGCTGTTCTTTTCAATCTCTTTCTTATTTCTTGCTTCACTTTACTGTGCTTCACTACTAATACTACATCCTTAGCCACCACTAGTCCCACCATCACAAAACCTAATCGATTGGTCACCAAACTCATTCACCATAATTCGGTTTACTCTCCATACTACAACCCTAAGGACACCATAGCAGACCGAGCTAGACATGCAATAGACAGTTCAAATGCTCGTTCAGACTACATATGGAAGAAGATTCAAGGGGTTTCTCTAGACACAGATGATGTGCGCGCTGGTGTTATTGCAGAGACTAAGCATGAAGGGTTTATGGCAAATATATCCATTGGTTCACCTCCTGTTCCACAGCTCCTGGTTGTGGACACAGGCAGTGGTCTATTGTGGACTCAATGTCAGCCTTGCACTCACTGCTTTACCCAAGCTCTTCCAATTTTTAATCCTCCCGAGTCTTCCACATATAGTACGCTACCTTGTACGTCTCCTTCTTGCTATCGAGCTCCCGGTAGCAATTGCCAAGCTTCACATTGCGCCTTCAAACAAGGATACATCGATGGCACGTCTGTATCCGGGTCTTTGGGCACTGAAAAGTTCACCTTTGATACTTCTGATGAAGTAATAACATCAATACCCAATTTAGTTTTGGGTTGTGCAAATAGCGTGGGTGGTTTTGGTGGCCAAAGTAGCGGAATACTTGGTCTAGCCACTGACAAAATATCTTTGGTGAATCAAGTGGGTTCTAAATTCTCTTATTGCTTTGGCCCTATTAGGGATCCTCAATATAGTCATAATCAGTTGATTTTTGGGGATGGA ATCCTAGCTCCGCTACTGTCTACCCCAATTGAAATTTTGGCTGGTCTTTACTTTCTAACCTTAGAAAGCATCAGCGTCGGAGAGAAAAAGCTGGACATTTTGCCTGAAGTGTTTATAATGACTCCTGCGGGCAAAGGTGGAGTAATGATTGACTCAGGTACAACACTTACTTATCTTCCAAGGGGAGCGTTCGATCCACTTAACGCCGAAGTTCAGAGATTGATGGTTGGCTTGGTAGAACTCGTGTCAAGACCTAGCTATGCAGCTCCATGCTTCAATGGGGTCATCAATCGTGACCTTGTTGGGTTTCCAGTAGTAACCTTTAACTTTGCAAATGGGGTTGATTTGGCGTTAGACGTAGAGAGCTTGTTTATTGAAACAAGTCCAAACCAATTCTGCATGGCTGTGCTTCCGAGTATAGCAAATGACAGGACTATTATTGGAGTAATGGctcaacaaaattataatattgcCTATGATATTGCTGGAAACTCAGTTTCCATGGAACAGATAGACTGTGAACTGTTAGAGTCCTAG
- the LOC142620683 gene encoding aspartic proteinase CDR1-like, giving the protein MAVLFNLFLLSCFTTIATTSLATTNPTNAKPKRLIAKLIHYNSIYSPYYNPKDTIADRARHAINSSNARFDYIWKKIQGISLDTDDVRSGVIADNRRIGFLANISIGSPPLPQLLVMDTGSSLSWIQCRPCTHCLTQDLPIFNPPESATYSSVPCDAPNCLYQIPGIICRAPRCGFKLKYGDGTAVSGFLGTEKITFETSDEGITSVPRLVFGCATDVVNSMGTLGGQISGLLGLGAEVISLPNQLGSKFSYCIGSIWDPKYIHNQLIFGEGAKTEGITTFLEIIGSFYYIRLDSINVGEKMLDISPQVFELSKDGKRGVIIDSGTTLTYLPKAAFDPLKDEVLSLMNGIVQFIGTQHSAPCFKGVIDRELVGFPVVTFNFANGVDLALDVKSFFYMANPNTFCMAMAPTFAANLTIIGVWAQQSYNIAYNLASKTISIQRIDCALLE; this is encoded by the coding sequence ATGGCTGTTCTTTtcaatctctttcttctttcttgctTCACTACTATTGCTACTACATCCTTAGCTACCACTAATCCCACCAATGCAAAACCTAAGCGCTTGATCGCCAAACTCATTCACTATAACTCGATATACTCTCCATACTACAACCCTAAGGACACCATAGCAGACCGAGCTAGACATGCCATAAACAGTTCAAATGCTCGTTTTGACTACATATGGAAGAAGATTCAAGGGATTTCTCTAGACACAGATGATGTGCGCTCTGGTGTTATTGCTGATAATAGGCGTATAGGGTTTCTAGCAAATATATCCATTGGTTCACCTCCTCTTCCACAGCTCCTAGTTATGGACACAGGTAGTAGTCTATCGTGGATTCAATGTCGGCCTTGCACTCACTGTTTGACCCAAGATCTTCCAATTTTTAATCCTCCGGAGTCTGCCACATATAGTTCAGTACCTTGTGATGCTCCCAATTGCCTTTATCAAATTCCCGGTATTATTTGTCGAGCTCCACGTTGCGGCTTCAAACTAAAATACGGCGATGGCACTGCTGTATCTGGGTTTTTGGGCACTGAAAAGATCACCTTTGAGACTTCTGATGAAGGAATAACATCGGTACCCAGATTAGTTTTTGGTTGTGCAACTGACGTGGTTAATAGCATGGGTACTTTGGGTGGCCAAATTAGCGGATTACTTGGTCTTGGCGCTGAGGTGATATCATTGCCTAATCAACTGGGTTCTAAATTCTCTTACTGCATTGGTTCTATATGGGATCCTAAGTATATTCATAATCAGTTGATTTTTGGAGAAGGAGCAAAAACAGAAGGCATTACTACCTTTCTTGAAATTATTGGTAGCTTTTACTATATAAGGTTAGATAGTATCAATGTGGGTGAGAAAATGCTAGACATTTCGCCTCAAGTGTTTGAATTGAGTAAAGACGGCAAACGTGGAGTCATTATTGATTCAGGGACAACACTTACTTATCTACCAAAAGCTGCGTTTGATCCACTTAAAGATGAAGTACTAAGCTTGATGAATGGCATTGTACAATTCATCGGAACGCAACATTCAGCTCCTTGCTTCAAGGGGGTCATTGATCGTGAACTTGTTGGGTTTCCAGTAGTTACCTTTAACTTTGCAAATGGGGTTGACTTGGCTTTAGATGTAAAGAGCTTTTTTTACATGGCTAATCCAAACACCTTTTGCATGGCTATGGCTCCGACTTTTGCGGCCAACTTGACAATAATTGGAGTATGGGCTCAACAAAGTTATAACATCGCCTATAATCTTGCTTCCAAAACAATTTCTATACAACGGATTGACTGTGCACTCTTAGAATGA